In a genomic window of Musa acuminata AAA Group cultivar baxijiao unplaced genomic scaffold, Cavendish_Baxijiao_AAA HiC_scaffold_42, whole genome shotgun sequence:
- the LOC135653881 gene encoding LRR receptor-like serine/threonine-protein kinase GSO1 yields the protein MALVPVFRFVLLFLLAVELELSWGNPEVRALMEVKAALDPEDRILSSWTSEGDPCRGNFEGVACNEHGKVANISLQGKGLTGSISPAVAGLKCLSGLYLHYNAISGKIPIEIANLTELSDLYLNVNNLSGSIPVELGTMTSLQVLQLCYNQLTGSIPNQLGRLKKLSVLALQSNQLSGAIPASLGDLTQLTRLDLSFNRLFGSIPVKLAQIPQLTVLDVRNNSLSGNVPSGLRRLSGGFHYGNNKGLCGVGFASLGVCDSDDPLMPNKPEPFGPDSRGFRPQQIPESANLNSNCNASRCLNSPKSFSGTVIVGIVVVAVGVMVCGLFAFVWYRRRKQKIGSALEVSNSRCSTDQPKEMFRKSASPLISLEYSNGWDPLADGRSGVGFSQEVSRSFRFNLEEVECATQYFSEVNLLGKSNFAATYKGILRDGSIVAIKSINKTSCKTEEAEFLKGLKLLTLLHHENLIALRGFCCSRGRGECFLVYDFVTNGSLLQYLDVKDNAQRVLDWPTRVSIIKGIAKGIHYLHSSRPNKPSIVHQNISAEKILIDQHFAPRLSGSGLHKLLADDVVFSTLKASAAMGYLAPEYTTVGRFTEKSDVYSFGVVIFQILTGKTNVTQLRLGPDSIKLEDTLDENLHGNFSKPEATKLVGIAMICMSEMANQRPTMEAVLQQLSISC from the exons ATGGCGTTAGTTCCTGTGTTCAGGTTCGTTCTCTTGTTTCTTCTCGCTGTGGAGCTCGAGCTCTCATGGGGTAACCCGGAGGTGAGGGCGCTGATGGAGGTGAAGGCGGCTCTGGATCCGGAGGACCGGATCCTCTCATCATGGACCAGCGAAGGGGACCCGTGCCGAGGAAACTTCGAGGGAGTGGCCTGCAATGAGCACGGGAAGGTGGCGAACATATCGCTGCAAGGGAAGGGGCTCACGGGCTCCATCTCGCCGGCGGTTGCGGGCCTCAAGTGCCTCTCCGGGCTATACCTGCACTACAATGCCATCAGCGGGAAGATACCGATAGAAATCGCCAACCTCACCGAGCTGTCCGACCTCTACCTCAACGTGAACAATCTCTCCGGAAGCATTCCCGTGGAGCTTGGGACCATGACGAGCCTCCAAG TCTTGCAGCTGTGCTACAACCAGCTTACCGGGAGTATACCGAACCAGTTGGGGCGTTTGAAGAAGCTTAGTGTTCTTGCTCTGCAATCCAATCAATTAAGTGGCGCTATCCCCGCGAGCTTGGGAGACCTAACCCAGTTGACGCGATTGGACTTGAGCTTTAATCGGCTATTTGGTTCAATACCTGTCAAGCTAGCTCAGATCCCTCAGTTGACTGTGCTCGATGTTCGAAATAACTCTCTTTCCGGCAATGTCCCATCTG GTTTAAGGCGGCTGAGTGGAGGATTCCATTATGGAAACAATAAAGGTCTTTGTGGAGTTGGATTTGCTTCGCTTGGAGTTTGTGATTCTGATGATCCCCTCATGCCGAACAAACCTGAACCCTTCGGGCCTGATTCTCGTGGATTCAGGCCGCAACAGATTCCTGAGTCAGCTAACTTAAACTCAAATTGCAATGCCTCTCGCTGCTTGAACTCCCCGAAGTCCTTCAGTGGAACTGTCATTGTCGGAATAGTTGTGGTTGCAGTTGGTGTGATGGTCTGTGGGCTATTTGCCTTTGTGTGGTACCGTCGCAGGAAGCAAAAGATTGGCAGTGCCCTTGAGGTTTCAAACAGTCGGTGTAGCACTGACCAGCCAAAGGAAATGTTTCGGAAGAGTGCCTCCCCACTCATCAGCCTCGAGTACTCCAATGGATGGGATCCTTTGGCTGACGGTAGGAGTGGTGTTGGGTTCTCTCAGGAGGTCTCCCGGAGCTTTAGGTTCAATCTGGAGGAGGTGGAGTGCGCGACTCAGTACTTTTCAGAGGTTAATTTGCTCGGGAAGAGCAATTTTGCTGCAACTTATAAGGGCATCTTGCGAGATGGGAGCATTGTTGCTATTAAAAGCATCAACAAGACAAGCTGCAAAACCGAGGAGGCTGAATTCTTGAAAGGGCTGAAATTGCTCACACTTCTGCATCACGAAAATCTCATAGCTCTGAGAGGGTTCTGCTGCTCAAGGGGAAGGGGAGAGTGCTTCCTCGTCTATGATTTTGTCACAAACGGGAGCTTATTGCAGTATCTCGATGTGAAGGACAATGCCCAAAGAGTTCTTGACTGGCCTACAAGAGTTTCCATCATTAAAGGCATTGCAAAAG GCATCCATTATTTACACAGTAGCAGACCGAACAAACCCTCGATCGTCCACCAAAACATATCAGCTGAAAAAATCCTTATCGATCAGCATTTCgcccctcggctctccggctctggtCTGCACAAACTTCTTGCTGATGATGTCGTCTTCTCGACCCTCAAAGCCAGTGCTGCAATGGGTTATCTGGCTCCTGAGTACACCACAGTTGGACGGTTCACCGAGAAAAGTGATGTCTACTCGTTTGGAGTTGTCATCTTCCAAATCCTCACAGGAAAGACAAACGTAACTCAGTTGCGACTAGGTCCAGATTCCATCAAGCTAGAAGACACCCTCGATGAGAATCTTCACGGTAATTTCTCCAAACCAGAGGCCACGAAGCTGGTGGGGATCGCGATGATTTGTATGAGTGAGATGGCGAACCAGAGGCCGACGATGGAGGCGGTGCTTCAACAACTGAGCATCAGCTGCTGA